A segment of the Toxotes jaculatrix isolate fToxJac2 chromosome 2, fToxJac2.pri, whole genome shotgun sequence genome:
ATTTGTATCTAATTggacttgtttttttgttcaaacTTTGAAATATTCAATGTCTTAAATCAGTTTGTCTCTGAAAAAAACTCAGTTTTCAAATTCTGAATTCTGAATGTCTGCTGGtcactacacaaacacataaataacattgtgatgaaataaataaaagatgattTAGTTTTCCTCTGAtccagtattttatttatttatttatttatttatttttatcagccTGTGGAAGAGCTGTGTACCCAGGAAGTCAAACTAGCGGGTTAGTGCTCTATGACTAAGAAGTCAGTAGAACcttttagaaataaaattttGGCCAATTGTATGTCAGTGATATGATGTAGTGATAGTGATTGTTGGAGATGCCAGGTGATTGCTTCTGGTTTTCAAAGGTTCTTGGTCTCTGTGCTGGAGGAAACCACCTTGCCATCCACCACGGTCTGTGTGACAGTCATCACTTTGgtcttcactgttttctggtCTTCCAGAGCGTCCTGGAGCCtgaacaacaagaacaacaacaaattaattGTCACATAATTTCTACTGACAGATTTTTTTGCGTCAAATGTGAAATACAGTCAAGGTTTTTCTTCAGAATCTTTATAATCTACGCACTTGAAGTCTCCACCGTCCAGCAGCCGTCTGTATGTTGCAATCTCAGCCTCCAGCTTCATCTTCATGTTGAGCAGGACCTCGTATTCCTGTGTCTGCAGCTGGATTTTGTTACGCAGCTGTGTGAGCTCTGCCTCCAGACCCAGGACGATGCTGTTGAGAGACTCCATCTCCATGTTGTAACGCATCTCTGTGTCCCTCAGTGTGCCCTCCAGAGAGGCTTTCTGTGAGCGTGAGACAATcgaggggaaagaaaagaaggggtTAAAATTTTACAGTGAACCTGGCTCGCTGATGACAGCTCCATAGTGACGGGTCACCAGAGTGTAAAGCTTGTGTCAACAAAATAAATGCTAGAGACTTGAAATGAGAGTGCTGAGTTAAGCATTGTGGGGAGTTAAGACAGGCGCGTGGTGAGGTAAATGAAGTGTGTGCTGACAGAATGCTTCTCACCAGGCTCTTCTGTGACTCCAGCTCGATCTCCAGGGTTTGTATCTGTCTGCGCAGGTCATTCACCTCTGTTTGGGCACCCTTCAGGGCCTCTGTGTTCTGGGCAACCTGGGTCTGCACTTGTGTAATCTGAAACAATGAAAGATGAGTCAAAGTTAGTCTAAGActtcactgatttgtttttttaagttgactttgTGCTCGACTTTGTGTAGatgacagtttctttttttttttttaattcatttaccTGAGATTCGTGCCATGCTttcagttcttcctggttcttcaGTGCCATCTTCTCATACTTGGCCCTAATTTCTGTCATGATCTGAGACAGGTCCTGGCCCTTAGGAGCGTCGACATCCACGTGGACTCCTGACTGTGCAATCTGGTTACGAAGCTCCATTACTTCCTAAAGAAACCAGAACAGACAGGATAATTAATGCACATAATCACAAATCCTAActatttattttctcatctgaAGCTACATGAAAAGTAGTGAACTCTCTAGTGCACTTGAAAGGGGCAAATTAACTCATTTCCAAAGCTTTCAGTCATCTCAAAATGATAGAGTACTCCCCAGGTCTTATGGATTCTGGGACTTGATTTATTGAACCCTGACCCAGCTCTGACCCCTCACCTCTTCCAAGTATAATCACATGTTATGGTCAGGTAAATATACAGGGGGTGCATCTAAACCTGTGTCTGGGGCCTCAAACACTTAATTCAATATTTCCCTTCAGTAAacaaacagttatttttatgAGCTTAAATGATAGTAATTTGAATTCTCTGGTGTTTTCTCTGTTGCCAAATGTGGATGGAAACCATTTTGGCAATGAGGCTTCCCACAGTATTCACATCCAGATATTTCAGATTTCTTAACAAACCTCCCTCTTCCCACTGAAGTTTTCTCAAGCTTGTTTTCAAGAATGTCCCACAGCCTGTCAGGATGTGTCGGCAGCAGTCGTGGCGTAGCGTGTAACATACATGTgtaatataaacacacatggtAATGATGTTTGAAGGGATTACTGAGATGAGCTAGAGAGCAAATATTAATTCAGCTCCTCTAAAGGCGTGGGTGTTTGCTTAAATGATGACCAAAGGTGTCTTAAAAGTGGCTTTTGTTTGAGATTCATTTGCAGCACTAAAGATGTCAGCACTTCAGTGACATGAATACAACCTTTGACTAATCTTTGACTTTCACtgacaaaatgtacaaaaccaGACCATAAGCTTATGTTAAAGGACCTGAaaacctatatatatatatatatatatatatatatatatatatatatatatatatatatatataaagtggGTGGGGCTGATTTGAGAAATGTGATGTCACCGTGCACCAATTAGAAGTGAGCAAAATGTGAATCAAACTGTGATCACAGTTGTGGGGTCATTTGCTAATGTAAGGTAGCACTGTTGGttaaatctgatcaaaccacatCCACACAGTCCCGATGAGCAgagtttttaaaactaaaattcTTAATAATTGATAACTAAAGTTGTGTTTTCCAAACTTAAATATCGATTGTTGCTTATTTAGTTATATTTAGAAATTCAATCTCGTAGAGAAGTATTTTGATTTGAAACCAAGGTGTCGGGGGCTTCAAAGTTTAGACTTGACTGCAGTCATACTCACATTTTCATGGTTCTTCTTGAGGTGGATGAGCTCCTCCTTCAGGGCTTCGATCTCGCTCTCCAGATTCATGCGGCTCATGTTGGTGTCATCGATGAGCTTCCTCAGACCGACAATATCGGCCTCCACAGACTGGCGGATGGCCAGCTCAGACTCGTATCTATGAAACACGAGGCAGGAAAGTGAGGAGACCTTGAAAGCCTGATACAGCTGCTCACATTCACAAAGACTGGTTGAATTTTTAAATCTGCTCATCAGACCACATTAGTTCGTTAACTCAGGATGGACCTAAATCTCATGTCCAACAATTCTTCTAAGGTGTCTTTCCTTTAAGTTTAAATATACGTGTACATGGTCATTATTTAGCATACAACATTCAACAGTCTAGTAGCCAGCTGTGTTTGCAATGACATCTAATTTATGACACAACTGCAACACCTCCATAGGCTATGATGCAAAGGTGATGATTTATGACTACAAGACAAATGACTGTCTCTTTAGATCATGGAGCTATGTATTCATCCTCCAACCCATTCAGCAGTAAAACAGGGTGTGCCCACAGCTGTCTGGCTTCGTGTTTTACAGTTTCAGCAGTGCAGCGGGCGGTTCTTACTTCACTCTGAAGTCATCGGCCGCCAGGCGAGCGTTGTCGATGTTGAGAACCAGGCGGGCATTGTCGATGGTGGCATCAAACACCTAGAACAGGTTTACAAAAGAAAGAGCTTGTTTAGATTGTAAACTGAGGACAGGGGCCTATCACTGACAGCCAACAACTGGGTGAACATTTACACCAGAGAGCtgacaaaagtttttttttttttctttttctttagtcTGAATATTACTTTTGTTGCCAAGTGGTAATATTTTAAAGTAACAGTTTTACATGTAGATGAGAAGATTGGTACCACTCTCATTCAGTACAGTAGATACAGCTACAggcagcagccagttagcttaacctcacagaaagactggaaatagTAAACTTTGCTAACAAAATCTGCTTaatagcaacaacaaaaaagtcaCTGCGCCGAGCCATGAATTAGTCGAATGAAATAAATAGTTTCAGTTGTTAGCACGTACCTTCAGTCAGAGCTAGGCTAggtgtttccctttgtttccaggctttatgctaagctaagctaagctaagcaggTGCTGGCTGTAACTGTATATTTATTGTACAGACATGGGAGCATTTTCTCAACTATctcttggcaagaaaacaaataaacatattttccaTAATGTCAGCCTACTGTCCGTTAGCTTTAAAATATCATGAGAGCATTTTTCAGGAGCAAATGAAGTTTAACCTGGCCACTGTTCATGCTCGACAAAAATAAGATTATGAAATTATACAAGCACAGCATAATTTATACACGTCTATAATGGGTGTTTATTCCACTGACATAAGCAGTAATAGATTTGGTGTCAGGGAAAAAATGTCATTGCCTGTGTAAATGAGGACAGAGGCAACAGGTCATTTTAAAAACCACATGGTTGCAGTATTTGCTTTAGCAGAGTAGATAAGAGCTGGTCAGGATGGCAGGGGAGGCATTCAGGTGACGAAGTCTGGGAGCCAATCAATGGCTGCCAGGCAGCAACTGTCTTGAACATGATCTATCCTGTCAGCAGGGCAGGGTGGGGGCAGGTGATTTGCATTAGTaaggtggtgatggtggttgtGGAGacggttgtgtgtgtgcatgttcggTCATCTGATtgcgcatgcatgtgtgtgtttgcatggatAGTTGACATTGCGTGTTTtactggactgttttttttttttaatgcggctgtgagagtctgtgttttgtcagaTGGGGATTGAGGCAGAGGGCACCATCTGAGTTATATTTGCATCATGCCAGAAGAAAAATGAGGCTGTGTTGACCCTAGACTGTTTGGATGAACTGGGGCCCTTGGCTGTtagtataataaataaaacctaaTTTCCAAGAGATTTGCTCTTATGTAATGTTATGAAAATGATAAGATTTAGGGCAACAAAATAGCTTTCCAtccatttttccatttaatttGTATCATCATTTCAAAAGGAGTGTCAGCTGACCTTGATGCTGCTTTTTGTGTTGCTTTCacaaggaaaaagacagaaaaagacatgaCCTCTGTGGACATGCATACATTCTTACAGTGAGAACAGTATGTCTGTATTTCTGAGAAATCTGTGTCTCTTAAGTTCGGGTCCAGTGGAGCCAAACCGGAATACTTCCTTGGAAACGGCACTCGACTCaattgaaaaggaaaatgtagTTTTCAGTGAAGGGTTGCTGCAAGTGTAGGGTTACACAGCCTAGTTTCCCTTTCAGTCAGTGGGTTGTTCTTTCTTTGGCATTCAATGGAGCAAAACCTGGAATGAATGATTGACAAATGTTCCCGGTTGTGCAATTCcctcattttctttcagttctAAAATCTTTTTGCACTGTGCCAGATGTATTTGTATGAGGTGTATCAGGTAATTAATAGAGTTCtcagattaattaattaattacaaaaTACAGAACGTAAAGTCACTGAACTAATAAACTCCACCTTGAAAGATAGCTTTAAGGAAAGTGAGCCTTTCCTTATCAGCTTCTGTTTTGTGTATACACAATAGTAATGATTTTTACTATATGTTCAGCCCTGGTGTTAAACTAACAGCACATTGTTTGTATTACACcgaacaaagaggaaaaaggtaGTTAAAGTCATGATGTATGGGCCTGCAAATTGACCCTTTATAGTCTGTAAAGTCCCCTGactcttgttttttgtttctctgtgctttcctgtctctctgacccCTGATGCTCCAACATTCCTCCTCCATACTGTTTCCGGTCCAACCCTCGGCCCCTGGCCCCTAGTGTATCAGTGTGCACTGTGCCAAGGACCAGCAGGAACCAAGTCAACCCCCCCTCTGTTAGGAGTCTACAGAAAATCAGTACATCAAAGTACAGATGGAGCTGCATTTAGGTAAGGGGTATGGAGTATATTGCTTTGAATGAAACACATCTGTATTGTAAAATGCCTTCAAGATGTATTGTGCCctattctgttttattcatttcttgCTCAATCACACTTGCGTCATTTCTTCTCAAAGCATTCACCATCTCATAACTCTCCCTGGGTTTCATCTTTCAGTTCACACGTCCTCCAtcacccccctcccaccctctgTCCAACTTCCCCCTCTGCTTTTGTTCAACACTTAATAAATCAGCACATGCACATTCCCCTGTCCGCTCTCACCATGCTCCCTCAGTCCCCCTACTCACCTTCTTCCTCAGGTCATCCAGGATGGCCTGGTACTTGCTGTAGTCTCTGAAGTCAGGTCCACTCTTCTCCAGGGCCTCCTTGATCTTAATCTCCAGCTTGTGGTTGGCCTGCTCCAGGTTCCTCACTGTCTCCAGGTAGTTGGCCAGGCGGTCATTCAGGTTCTGCATGGCGAACTTCTCGTTGCCCATGATGTCGCCGCTGTTCCCGCTGGAGCTCACCTGGATGCTGCTGGAGAAGGCCCCAGCTCCAGAGCCCATTCCTATCCCAGCTCCCAACCCACTGCGCACGCTGGAGGAGACGCTGATGCGGGACCCACCGGCCCCACCATGGATAGTGGGGGCCCTGTAGACAGGAGCAGAGGTACGGGTGACTGAGATAGCAGGAGACCTGCTACTAGTGGAGGAGCGCATAGAGTATGTAGTTTGCTTGGAGGTTTTCATTGTTGCTGTAGAGTGTGAGACTCAGTGACAGACtgtgagtaagagagagaggcacaggcTGGGCAGGCACAAATGGGAGCTCACAGACACAAGGCAGGACGAGAGGGAAGCTCTTTAACTATATAAACCTTGTGGGCCCTCAGGTCCGCCCCTCAGACCACTCCCCCTCATCCTGAGTCACCTCCCTCTTTTCCACAGGCCTAAACCGCAGCACTGCTCACAGCATGCCTTTGTCCTCCAAAACCTCCAAAGTTGGTAAATTCAGAGA
Coding sequences within it:
- the krt18a.1 gene encoding keratin, type I cytoskeletal 18 → MKTSKQTTYSMRSSTSSRSPAISVTRTSAPVYRAPTIHGGAGGSRISVSSSVRSGLGAGIGMGSGAGAFSSSIQVSSSGNSGDIMGNEKFAMQNLNDRLANYLETVRNLEQANHKLEIKIKEALEKSGPDFRDYSKYQAILDDLRKKVFDATIDNARLVLNIDNARLAADDFRVKYESELAIRQSVEADIVGLRKLIDDTNMSRMNLESEIEALKEELIHLKKNHENEVMELRNQIAQSGVHVDVDAPKGQDLSQIMTEIRAKYEKMALKNQEELKAWHESQITQVQTQVAQNTEALKGAQTEVNDLRRQIQTLEIELESQKSLKASLEGTLRDTEMRYNMEMESLNSIVLGLEAELTQLRNKIQLQTQEYEVLLNMKMKLEAEIATYRRLLDGGDFKLQDALEDQKTVKTKVMTVTQTVVDGKVVSSSTETKNL